In Syngnathus acus chromosome 5, fSynAcu1.2, whole genome shotgun sequence, a genomic segment contains:
- the LOC119122686 gene encoding testis-expressed protein 264-like, whose protein sequence is MMPLSRQTDFFVPEMRDEAKADVKEEDSDEDRGTDITGADSHSDTSSGSGGVPWDSRETSLAASTAASLASSLPLRDVVDAQGDVKHRDGSERGSDGSLASGSSFEELDMDQEEQAVKEEEEEVEEEEAPAGGDKKSGEPLQEEKVEKKEPLGDDGKE, encoded by the exons ATGATGCCACTGTCCCGCCAGACGGATTTCTTTGTTCCCGAGATGAGGGATGAGGCCAAAGCTGATGTGAAAGAGGAAGACTCTGATGAAGACAGAGGAACTGacattacag GTGCTGACTCTCACAGCGACACCAGCTCAGGAAGCGGCGGCGTTCCCTGGGACAGCCGAGAGACGTCGCTGGCCGCGTCCACCGCCGCCTCCTTGGCCTCTTCTCTCCCGCTGAGGGACGTGGTGGACGCGCAAGGAGACGTCAAGCACAGAGACGGCAGCGAGCGAGGCTCGGACGGCTCACTGGCCAGCGGCTCGTCCTTCGAGGAGCTCGACATGGATCAGGAGGAGCAGGCGgtaaaggaggaggaggaggaagtggaagaggaggaggcccCTGCGGGTGGCGATAAAAAATCTGGTGAACCTTTACAGGAGGAGAAGGTGGAGAAGAAGGAGCCTTTAGGGGATGACGGCAAGGAGTAA